Proteins encoded together in one Amblyomma americanum isolate KBUSLIRL-KWMA chromosome 1, ASM5285725v1, whole genome shotgun sequence window:
- the LOC144112818 gene encoding tyrosine--tRNA ligase, cytoplasmic-like — MAEHTVEASGGSAAVSAKVNFVTRNLQEVLGEARMNEIMKERDLKIYWGTATTGKPHVAYFVPMSKIADFLKAGCEVTILFADLHAYLDNMKAPWGLLELRTQYYEQVIKAMLKSIGVPLEKLKFVKGSTYQLSKEFSMDVYRLVSLVTEHDAKKAGAEVVKQVEHPLLSSMLYPLLQALDEEYLHVDAQFGGVDQRKIFTFAEKYLPQLGYEKRIHFMNPMVPGLSGGKMSSSEEDSKIDLLDSPTAVKKKLKKAFCEPGNLEDNGVLAFVKHVLVPLQKGAELVIVRDEAHGGNITYSSYEELEEDFKNLKLHPGDLKAMVEVHLNRLLDPIRETFSDPKLQKLAADAYPPPTKAVFDEVTPQRLDLRVGRFIEVNDHPDADTLYVSRVDLGEPAGPRTVVSGLRNLVPKEALLNQNFVFLCNLKPSKMRGAESQAMVLCASVQEPRQVEPLKPPSNCTPGDRVFVEGYEDASIQPDGQLNPKKKIWEKLQVDMKVSASLVAEWRGCAFLVNGQPVTCTSLKGAPIK, encoded by the exons ATGGCAGAACACACCGTTGAAGCGAGTGGCGGGAGCGCAGCTGTTTCGGCAAAGGTGAACTTTGTTACAAGAAACCTCCAGGAAGTGCTCGGTGAAGCCCGAATGAATGAAATCATGAAGGAACGAGATCTGAAAATCTACTGGGGCACAGCCACAACCGGCAAGCCCCATGTGGCTTATTTCGTTCCTATGTCGAAGATTGCCGACTTCTTGAAAGCAGGATGCGAGGTAACCATTCTTTTCGCTGACTTGCATGCATACTTGGACAACATGAAAGCTCCTTGGGGCCTGCTAGAACTGCGTACTCAATACTATGAGCAAGTAATTAAGGCGATGCTGAAGTCGATCGGGGTGCCGTTGGAAAAGCTAAAGTTTGTGAAAGGCTCCACGTACCAGCTGAGTAAGGAGTTCTCAATGGACGTCTACCGGCTTGTGTCTTTGGTAACTGAGCACGACGCAAAGAAGGCTGGGGCCGAGGTGGTTAAGCAAGTCGAGCATCCCCTTCTGAGCAGTATGCTGTACCCATTGTTACAAGCCCTGGACGAAGAATATTTGCATGTCGATGCGCAGTTTGGGGGAGTTGACCAGCGCAAGATTTTCACTTTCGCCGAGAAGTATCTGCCTCAACTGGGCTATGAAAAGCGCATTCATTTCATGAATCCCATGGTGCCTGGCCTGTCGGGCGGCAAGATGAGCTCATCGGAGGAGGACTCAAAGATCGACTTGCTTGACTCGCCGACGGCTGTCAAAAAGAAGCTGAAGAAAGCCTTCTGCGAGCCGGGAAACCTGGAGGACAACGGCGTTCTTGCTTTTGTGAAGCATGTGCTGGTGCCTCTTCAGAAGGGCGCTGAGCTGGTCATCGTGCGTGATGAGGCACATGGCGGGAACATCACCTATTCGAGCTACGAAGAGCTAGAAGAGGACTTCAAGAATCTGAAGTTGCACCCGGGTGATTTGAAGGCCATGGTCGAGGTGCACTTGAACCGGCTTCTAGATCCGATCAGGGAAACATTCAGCGACCCGAAACTCCAGAAGCTGGCCGCTGATGCCTACCCTCCGCCAACGAAAGCTGTGTTTGATGAAGTGACTCCGCAGCGCCTCGATTTGAGGGTTGGACGGTTCATCGAAGTGAATGACCACCCGGACGCGGACACGTTGTATGTGTCTCGTGTGGACTTGGGTGAACCTGCTGGACCCCGCACTGTGGTCAGTGGCCTGCGGAACTTGGTACCAAAAGAGGCGCTTCTCAACCAGAATTTTGTTTTCCTGTGCAACTTGAAGCCATCAAAGATGCGAGGCGCGGAATCACAAGCCATGGTTCTCTGTGCTTCAGTCCAGGAGCCACGGCAGGTCGAGCCCCTCAAACCACCAAG CAACTGCACTCCAGGAGACCGAGTGTTTGTTGAAGGCTATGAGGATGCCAGCATTCAGCCAGATGGCCAGCTAAACCCCAAAAAGAAGATTTGGGAGAAGTTGCAGGTGGACATGAAGGTTTCCGCATCCCTGGTGGCCGAGTGGAGAGGCTGTGCATTCCTAGTGAATGGTCAACCTGTCACCTGTACTTCACTCAAGGGAGCACCCATCAAATAA